A region from the Rufibacter sp. DG15C genome encodes:
- a CDS encoding energy transducer TonB: MKKAYLSLFLALFIFTFSLSSTAQELTSSMPTQDSTKVYSKEEVDAQAFFAPKKNSKNDLYNLMRFISKEYRFPGAAIRYGLSGDVLLLFTVDKQGNLTDFKVDKPMYPEIEAELIRVVQLTSGQWKPAMKDDKVVNSMFTLPWKFSVR, from the coding sequence ATGAAAAAAGCATATCTATCTCTTTTCTTGGCTCTGTTCATATTTACTTTCAGCTTAAGTTCAACCGCCCAAGAACTTACTTCGAGCATGCCGACTCAAGATTCAACTAAGGTTTATTCAAAAGAAGAAGTAGACGCACAAGCATTCTTTGCGCCCAAAAAGAACTCCAAAAACGATTTATATAATTTAATGCGTTTTATCAGCAAGGAATATAGGTTTCCTGGTGCGGCTATAAGATATGGCTTGTCAGGAGACGTACTTTTATTATTCACTGTAGATAAACAAGGAAATCTTACTGACTTCAAAGTAGACAAACCAATGTACCCAGAAATTGAAGCGGAGCTAATAAGAGTTGTTCAACTTACTAGCGGCCAATGGAAGCCTGCAATGAAAGATGACAAGGTGGTTAACTCGATGTTTACACTCCCATGGAAATTTTCTGTAAGATAA
- a CDS encoding outer membrane beta-barrel protein: protein MKKRARILLGLLCFCLFCLGQAQAQGTTQAPAASAENGPGKISGTLTDSLTQAPLEFVTVALLKKGTTQSVGGTITDEKGRYTFNGLPVGDYSLAFSFIGYQTKTYPSVSITPDKPQVTVNNVRLASSAKQLKEVKVEALRPTITQEADKIVVSIEGTALAAGRTAYDVLAKSPGVFVDQDGNIQLNGRGGVTVMMDGKLTYLSPSDLRTVLEGMSAENIKNIEIIANPTSKFDAEGTAGILNINLKKNEIQGLNGSVYGTYNTNFKQHGYSTGGNINFKTGKWNSFASIDQMQRIGNREGTFERVYDAEGGKIYFDQTANGQHKNQGPPTFRIGTDYSINDKHSVGALTAFNQNTVWVDFITDSYMGDNRQNPETFINANNFLTNRFRSFTNNVHYQGKLDTVGTTLSADFDFVKISNAGHSNFYNYYTDLSEASRPTTQDFLYTDTDNGFDIYSGKIDFVKPLNKISKFELGAKASRVVSDNDSRFYFNNTGLVLDPNRTNHFIYDENIYAGYVTYSNKFGEKFQVQAGLRGEKTESTGESPTMNQVNERSYFNLFPTLFVQQKVSENYQIGYNYSRRIQRPNYGNLNPFISYRDPFTYTTGNPQLRPQYTHAVGITQTFRKDYILTLNYQYVKDVMSELPYLDVENATTIYTTGNVDDLQNVSMTAITPIKIMKNWDTNNTLTLSYNEYTFLTNTDGQLNSDNNNQRVVNSQFLYMLQSSHNILLPMGIQLEVNAAGRGPGVSGLYKVGAMWWVHAGLKKSFLDKKLDLSVNVNDIFRSYRLRFDTTIGQNINNFDQYLYQRTLGVTLRYKFSKGQKVEQRKTTSPDELNRT, encoded by the coding sequence ATGAAAAAAAGAGCCCGCATTTTGCTGGGCCTGCTATGCTTTTGCCTTTTCTGTTTGGGGCAAGCACAGGCTCAAGGCACCACCCAGGCGCCCGCCGCATCTGCTGAGAATGGTCCCGGGAAAATCTCCGGTACGCTCACAGATTCCCTCACCCAGGCTCCCCTAGAGTTTGTCACCGTGGCCCTGCTCAAGAAGGGCACCACCCAGTCGGTGGGCGGTACCATCACCGATGAGAAAGGTAGGTACACCTTCAACGGTTTGCCGGTGGGTGACTATTCCTTGGCCTTCAGTTTTATTGGCTATCAAACCAAGACTTACCCCAGCGTGAGCATTACACCAGACAAGCCCCAGGTGACGGTGAACAACGTGCGACTGGCGTCCTCAGCCAAGCAATTGAAAGAGGTGAAGGTAGAGGCGTTGCGTCCTACCATCACGCAGGAGGCCGACAAGATTGTGGTGAGCATTGAAGGTACGGCGCTGGCCGCGGGTAGAACCGCCTATGACGTACTGGCCAAGTCGCCGGGGGTGTTTGTGGACCAGGACGGTAACATTCAGTTGAATGGTAGGGGCGGGGTGACCGTGATGATGGATGGTAAACTGACGTACTTATCGCCTTCTGATTTGCGGACCGTGCTAGAGGGAATGTCGGCGGAGAACATCAAGAACATTGAAATCATCGCCAACCCCACCTCTAAGTTTGACGCCGAGGGCACGGCGGGTATTCTCAACATCAACCTGAAGAAGAACGAGATACAGGGCCTGAACGGGAGCGTGTACGGCACCTACAACACCAACTTTAAACAGCACGGCTACTCTACGGGCGGCAACATCAACTTTAAGACCGGCAAGTGGAACTCCTTTGCCAGCATTGACCAGATGCAGCGCATAGGCAACCGCGAAGGGACGTTTGAGCGCGTCTATGACGCCGAGGGCGGTAAAATCTACTTTGACCAGACGGCCAACGGTCAGCACAAAAACCAGGGTCCGCCCACCTTCCGGATTGGTACCGACTACAGCATCAATGACAAGCACAGCGTGGGCGCTTTGACCGCCTTCAACCAGAACACGGTGTGGGTGGATTTTATCACCGACTCTTATATGGGAGATAACCGGCAGAACCCTGAGACGTTCATCAACGCCAATAACTTCTTGACCAACCGGTTCAGGAGCTTTACCAACAATGTCCACTACCAAGGAAAGCTAGACACGGTGGGCACTACGCTCTCAGCTGATTTTGACTTCGTGAAAATCTCCAACGCCGGCCACTCCAACTTTTACAATTACTACACTGACCTATCCGAAGCAAGCCGCCCTACTACCCAGGATTTCCTGTACACCGACACCGACAACGGCTTTGACATCTACTCCGGGAAGATTGACTTTGTCAAGCCTTTGAATAAAATAAGCAAGTTTGAGTTAGGCGCTAAAGCCAGCCGCGTGGTATCTGACAATGACTCACGGTTTTACTTCAACAACACCGGACTGGTCTTGGACCCTAACAGAACCAACCATTTTATCTATGACGAAAACATCTACGCGGGGTATGTGACCTACAGTAACAAGTTTGGCGAAAAGTTTCAGGTGCAGGCGGGTTTACGAGGTGAGAAGACCGAGTCTACCGGTGAGTCTCCTACCATGAACCAGGTAAATGAAAGAAGCTACTTTAACCTGTTCCCCACCTTGTTTGTGCAGCAAAAGGTAAGCGAGAACTATCAGATTGGCTACAACTATAGCCGCCGTATTCAGCGCCCCAATTATGGCAACCTGAACCCGTTCATCAGCTACCGTGACCCATTCACCTACACCACGGGTAACCCGCAACTGCGCCCGCAATACACCCACGCCGTGGGCATTACGCAGACGTTCAGGAAAGACTACATCTTGACGCTCAACTACCAGTACGTGAAGGACGTGATGTCTGAGTTGCCGTATCTGGACGTTGAGAACGCGACCACCATTTATACCACCGGCAACGTGGATGATTTACAGAACGTGAGCATGACGGCCATCACGCCCATTAAAATCATGAAGAACTGGGACACCAACAACACGCTCACGCTGTCCTATAATGAGTACACGTTCTTGACCAACACAGATGGTCAGCTGAACTCTGATAACAACAACCAGCGTGTGGTCAACTCTCAGTTTTTGTACATGCTCCAGTCAAGCCACAACATTCTGCTACCCATGGGCATTCAGCTGGAAGTGAACGCCGCAGGCCGTGGACCAGGAGTCTCAGGTCTGTACAAGGTAGGTGCCATGTGGTGGGTGCACGCTGGTCTTAAGAAAAGCTTCCTGGACAAGAAACTGGACCTGAGCGTGAACGTGAACGATATCTTCAGAAGCTACCGCTTACGCTTTGACACTACCATTGGCCAGAACATCAACAACTTTGACCAGTACCTCTACCAGCGCACGTTGGGCGTGACGCTTCGCTACAAATTCAGCAAAGGACAGAAGGTAGAGCAACGCAAAACCACCAGCCCAGACGAGCTGAACAGAACATAG